The Leucoraja erinacea ecotype New England chromosome 29, Leri_hhj_1, whole genome shotgun sequence genome has a window encoding:
- the tm6sf2b gene encoding transmembrane 6 superfamily member 2b, whose protein sequence is MGPRAGIAAFLLSLCAVPVSHFINNLHGVDSPEVVFAAGVAVLLGLLLVLYLLVGSSRPKDPLFYVFAVFSFTSVIDLVISLEQDGYIKGFMTFYMKEGEPYLRSAHGILICYWDGTVHYVLYLTMIGAITLGWNYRSVGLYWLGSLVMSLITLLLGTSVGRYGSEIRPAFLLNIPYVLLPIWAGKKIIGRPRSLPSASADQVAKDQARWLYRRPVDVCLMLYLTFAIMYTLLRGFVALDCSLDFCDTYKYDLEPYLLDPVMYPQIQMLVNMFYLLPFFALALYGLIVPGCAWMLDLTVVFAGAIAQAQFAHVGASLHPRTSFTYRVPDHALSDFLYANAIFAIGAQILALRCVIRPGFFHKGVPQNSQETEKKVN, encoded by the exons TCCCGAGGTGGTGTTTGCTGCTGGTGTTGCTGTTCTCCTGGGTCTTCTCCTCGTGCTGTACCTGCTGGTGGGAAGCAGTCGCCCCAAGGACCCCCTGTTTTACG TTTTTGCAGTGTTCTCGTTTACAAGTGTCATCGATTTAGTTATCTCCCTGGAGCAGGATGGCTACATCAAAGGATTTATGACATTTTACATGAAAGAG GGGGAGCCCTATCTCCGCAGTGCCCACGGGATCCTGATCTGCTACTGGGATGGCACGGTCCATTACGTGCTGTACCTGACCATGATTGGTGCAATAACACTTGG GTGGAATTACCGAAGTGTCGGACTCTACTGGCTGGGTTCCCTAGTGATGAGCCTCATCACCCTCTTACTTGGGACGTCCGTGG GTAGATATGGAAGTGAAATTCGCCCGGCCTTCCTGTTGAATATTCCGTATGTACTGCTCCCAATTTGGGCTGGAAAGAAAATTATTGGCAGGCCCAGATCCCTGCCGTCGGCATCAGCTGATCAG GTTGCCAAAGACCAGGCAAGGTGGCTGTATCGTCGGCCTGTGGATGTGTGCCTCATGCTTTACCTGACGTTTGCCATTATGTACACGCTGCTCAGGGGCTTT GTCGCCCTCGATTGCTCCTTGGATTTCTGCGACACTTACAAATACGATCTGGAGCCTTACCTGCTGGATCCAGTCATGTACCCCCAGATCCAG atgCTGGTGAATATGTTCTACCTCCTGCCCTTCTTTGCCCTGGCCCTGTACGGCCTGATTGTGCCTGGCTGTGCGTGGATGCTTGATCTCACCGTGGTGTTTGCTGGAGCCATCGCTCAG GCTCAGTTTGCCCACGTGGGGGCATCACTGCACCCGCGCACCTCCTTCACGTACCGGGTCCCCGACCACGCCCTGTCCGACTTTCTCTACGCCAACGCCATCTTTGCCATCGGTGCCCAGATCCTGGCGCTACGCTGCGTTATTCGCCCCGGGTTCTTCCACAAAGGAGTGCCCCAAAACAGCCAGGAAACGGAGAAGAAAGTTAACTAA